One Luteolibacter arcticus DNA segment encodes these proteins:
- a CDS encoding PEP-CTERM sorting domain-containing protein (PEP-CTERM proteins occur, often in large numbers, in the proteomes of bacteria that also encode an exosortase, a predicted intramembrane cysteine proteinase. The presence of a PEP-CTERM domain at a protein's C-terminus predicts cleavage within the sorting domain, followed by covalent anchoring to some some component of the (usually Gram-negative) cell surface. Many PEP-CTERM proteins exhibit an unusual sequence composition that includes large numbers of potential glycosylation sites. Expression of one such protein has been shown restore the ability of a bacterium to form floc, a type of biofilm.) — protein MKLKFRTAAILGLLLTAKPDVSQAATTVVTAGPQAASSDFEVIFSTTLTGVEQLVTISQGSVYTGEGAAFTISAILPGNQLVTLFQSGTVSAFLDITLAALTNNTFTAFGTPTDLLGLRFVSYKVGAFGAPGTVSFPGGTNLTFNVVPELSTSVGLALGAAGFAFARRRRVAWSRCG, from the coding sequence ATGAAATTGAAATTCCGCACGGCAGCGATCCTCGGGTTGCTACTCACTGCCAAGCCCGACGTCAGCCAGGCTGCGACCACGGTGGTCACGGCGGGTCCGCAGGCTGCCAGCAGCGATTTCGAAGTGATCTTCAGTACGACGCTCACGGGCGTCGAGCAACTGGTGACGATCAGCCAGGGCTCGGTCTATACCGGCGAAGGAGCGGCCTTCACCATCAGCGCGATTTTGCCCGGTAACCAGCTCGTGACCCTTTTCCAAAGCGGCACGGTTTCCGCGTTTCTGGACATCACGCTCGCCGCATTGACGAACAACACTTTCACAGCCTTCGGCACGCCGACAGATCTCCTGGGGCTGCGATTTGTGTCCTACAAGGTCGGAGCCTTCGGTGCCCCAGGCACGGTCTCGTTCCCAGGGGGGACCAACCTCACCTTCAACGTGGTCCCCGAACTATCCACCTCCGTGGGCCTTGCCTTGGGTGCCGCAGGTTTCGCCTTTGCGCGGAGGCGGAGAGTGGCTTGGAGCAGATGCGGCTGA
- a CDS encoding glycine--tRNA ligase has product MANKDHTDPARMEKIVSLCKRRGFIFQAGELYGGLNGCWDYGPLGTELKRNLKEYWWRKTVQERDDVLGMDGAILTMEQVLVSSGHVGGFSDPMCDCLLSKARLRADQIPAQDGTAVHFKGAKHEASGWSSDRGFAVLVAPGKDPIESHKTARKFYAEFMPDKKISPKELELIEDSRVEVVGSTSFNPDNGSLLTEPRQFNLMLQTNFGATGDQIAYLRPETAQSIFVQYKNVLDSNRIKLPFGIAQVGKSFRNEINPRNYTFRSREFEQMEIEYFCRPEDGLRLTDEWLEERLKFYAEIGIPREKLHILDIPDGERAFYSQKTYDIEYEFPFGVQELEGVAYRTDYDLGVHQKGSGKPLEYFDEETKERFLPHVVEPSAGCDRTILALICEAYDEEKLTDDKGKDDSREVLRFVPRMAPIKVGIFPLLKKNEEQVRIAKEIQKKLQPWMNVFYDDGGAVGRRYRRQDEVGTPFCITVDFDTLGENGPELKDTVTIRHRDSMEQERMPVDALLAWLLERVR; this is encoded by the coding sequence ATGGCCAACAAGGACCACACCGACCCCGCCCGCATGGAGAAAATCGTCTCCCTGTGCAAACGCCGCGGCTTCATTTTCCAAGCCGGCGAGCTCTACGGCGGTCTCAATGGATGCTGGGACTACGGTCCGCTTGGCACCGAGCTGAAGCGCAACCTGAAGGAATATTGGTGGCGCAAAACCGTCCAGGAGCGTGACGACGTGCTCGGCATGGACGGAGCGATCCTGACCATGGAGCAGGTCCTCGTTTCCTCCGGCCACGTCGGCGGCTTCAGCGACCCGATGTGCGATTGCTTGCTCTCGAAGGCCCGCCTGCGCGCCGACCAGATCCCGGCGCAGGACGGCACCGCCGTGCATTTTAAAGGCGCCAAGCACGAGGCTTCCGGCTGGTCCAGCGACCGCGGCTTCGCCGTGCTGGTCGCCCCGGGCAAGGACCCGATCGAGTCCCACAAGACCGCACGGAAATTCTACGCCGAGTTCATGCCGGACAAGAAGATCTCGCCGAAGGAACTCGAGCTGATCGAGGACTCCCGCGTGGAGGTCGTCGGCAGCACGTCCTTTAATCCGGACAATGGCAGCCTGCTCACCGAGCCCCGGCAGTTCAACCTGATGCTGCAGACGAACTTCGGCGCGACCGGCGACCAGATCGCCTACCTCCGCCCGGAGACCGCGCAGTCGATCTTCGTGCAATACAAAAACGTGCTCGATTCGAACCGCATCAAGCTGCCCTTCGGCATCGCGCAGGTCGGCAAGTCCTTCCGCAACGAGATCAACCCGCGCAACTACACCTTCCGCAGCCGCGAGTTCGAGCAAATGGAGATCGAGTATTTCTGCCGCCCCGAAGACGGCCTTCGCCTGACCGATGAGTGGCTGGAAGAGCGCCTCAAGTTCTACGCCGAGATCGGCATCCCGCGCGAGAAGCTGCACATCCTGGACATCCCGGATGGCGAGCGTGCCTTCTACTCGCAGAAGACCTACGATATCGAATACGAGTTCCCCTTCGGCGTGCAGGAGCTGGAAGGCGTGGCTTACCGCACCGACTACGACCTCGGCGTCCACCAGAAGGGCTCGGGCAAGCCGCTCGAATACTTCGACGAGGAAACCAAGGAGCGCTTCCTGCCGCACGTCGTCGAGCCGTCCGCCGGTTGCGATCGCACGATTCTCGCGCTGATCTGCGAGGCTTACGACGAGGAGAAGCTCACCGACGACAAGGGCAAGGACGACTCCCGCGAGGTCTTGCGCTTCGTCCCGCGCATGGCCCCGATCAAGGTCGGTATCTTCCCGCTGCTGAAGAAGAACGAAGAGCAGGTTCGCATCGCCAAGGAGATCCAGAAGAAGCTCCAGCCGTGGATGAATGTCTTCTACGACGACGGTGGTGCCGTCGGCCGCCGCTATCGCCGCCAGGATGAAGTCGGCACCCCCTTCTGCATCACGGTCGACTTCGACACACTCGGCGAAAACGGCCCCGAGCTGAAGGACACTGTCACCATCCGCCACCGCGACTCGATGGAGCAGGAACGCATGCCGGTCGATGCGCTGTTGGCGTGGCTGCTCGAGCGGGTCCGCTAA
- a CDS encoding aldo/keto reductase, whose product MDLTPTAYGTWSAGRFMHFGETLPEERFLSCIQTAWDDGIRTFVTADVYGNGKADELLGQALADKPREEYCLVGMVGHDFYEGQRQGARGYPRFTELHAPGKFRDYLRQSCEKSLERCRTDRFDLLMLHNPDETGYTSDAVWDGLRALKSEGLAERIGLAPGPANGFTLDLIDCIERRGADIDWMMLILNPLEPWPSCHVLPVCEKNGIKVLTRVADYGGLFHGDMKQGHVFKPGDHRSYRAEGWVDHGLAKIEKMRPIAEKHGLSLIQFASIWNLSQPAVESVVPTFIQEASEGARSIEEQIHDFAALPDVRLTAEESEKVRQIGDNTGCMTLKGASKRHQVSERPDEWPMREDLLELAGRHGLGTEW is encoded by the coding sequence ATGGATTTGACCCCGACAGCCTACGGCACCTGGAGCGCCGGCCGCTTCATGCACTTCGGTGAGACGCTGCCCGAAGAACGTTTCCTCTCCTGCATCCAGACGGCGTGGGACGATGGCATCCGCACCTTCGTCACCGCCGACGTCTATGGAAATGGCAAGGCCGACGAACTGCTCGGCCAGGCGCTCGCCGACAAGCCGCGCGAGGAATACTGCCTCGTCGGGATGGTCGGCCACGATTTCTACGAAGGCCAGCGCCAAGGCGCTCGTGGCTATCCGCGGTTCACCGAGCTGCACGCGCCGGGCAAGTTCCGCGACTACCTGCGCCAGTCCTGCGAGAAGTCGCTCGAGCGTTGCCGCACCGACCGCTTCGACCTGCTGATGCTGCACAATCCGGACGAGACCGGCTACACCAGCGATGCCGTGTGGGATGGCCTGCGCGCGCTGAAGTCCGAGGGGCTCGCCGAGCGTATCGGCCTCGCCCCGGGACCGGCGAATGGCTTCACGCTCGACCTGATCGACTGCATCGAGCGCCGCGGCGCCGACATCGATTGGATGATGCTCATTCTCAATCCTCTCGAGCCATGGCCATCGTGCCACGTGCTGCCGGTTTGTGAGAAAAACGGCATCAAGGTGCTCACCCGGGTCGCTGACTACGGTGGGCTTTTCCATGGCGACATGAAGCAGGGCCACGTCTTCAAGCCCGGCGATCACCGCTCCTATCGTGCCGAGGGCTGGGTCGATCACGGGCTCGCGAAGATCGAGAAGATGAGGCCGATCGCCGAGAAGCACGGGCTTTCGCTGATCCAATTCGCCTCCATCTGGAACCTCAGCCAGCCCGCCGTGGAAAGCGTGGTGCCGACCTTCATTCAGGAAGCTAGCGAAGGCGCGCGAAGCATCGAGGAACAGATCCACGACTTCGCCGCGCTACCTGACGTTCGCCTCACGGCAGAGGAGTCCGAGAAAGTCCGCCAGATCGGCGACAACACGGGCTGCATGACGCTGAAGGGTGCCAGCAAGCGCCACCAAGTCAGCGAGCGTCCGGACGAGTGGCCGATGCGCGAGGATTTGCTAGAGCTGGCGGGCCGTCATGGGCTGGGGACGGAATGGTGA